From the genome of Lotus japonicus ecotype B-129 chromosome 6, LjGifu_v1.2, one region includes:
- the LOC130724024 gene encoding BOI-related E3 ubiquitin-protein ligase 1-like yields the protein MLCLISFLFSPSPLQSTQHNLNFMAVEASCMNLLPSHLLPNREIIKSNHQQQQQHYQHQNLLNLDIYNNAQVDSASALPMPGATMAESLLPFYQSNVCDPNTADSGLTYNLPLQRKRSREFTSELASFPAQQKNKLSSESSFFDQVLYQFQNQQSEIDRVLAHHTEKVRMEMEEHKMRQSRMLACVIQETVAKKLKEKDEEVQKMGKLNWVLQERVKSLSAENQFWRDLAQTNETTANYLRNNLEQVMAHVRDGRHAAAAVAEDADSCCGSNVVAEDGEDTAATPTVKRMCRSCGVKESVVLLLPCRHLCLCTACGSTVRNCPVCDSGMDASVHVNLS from the exons ATGCTCTGCCTCATCTCCTTCTTATTCTCTCCTTCTCCCCTTCAATCAACACAACACAACTTGAATTTCATGGCAGTTGAAGCTTCTTGCATGAATCTCTTGCCTTCTCATCTACTCCCCAACAG AGAAATAATCAAATCCaatcaccaacaacaacaacaacattatCAACATCAAAATCTCTTGAATTTGGATATATACAACAATGCACAAGTAGACTCTGCTTCTGCTCTGCCTATGCCTGGAGCAACAATGGCTGAATCTCTTTTACCTTTCTACCAATCCAATGTTTGTGATCCAAACACAGCAGATAGTGGTCTCACCTACAATCTCCCTCTTCAAAGAAAACGCTCAAGAGAATTCACCTCTGAATTAGCCTCTTTCCCTGCTCAACAGAAGAACAAGctctcatcagaatcatcattttTTGACCAAGTTCTCTACCAATTCCAGAACCAGCAATCTGAGATCGATCGCGTCCTTGCTCACCAT ACAGAGAAAGTGAGAATGGAGATGGAGGAACATAAGATGAGGCAATCAAGGATGTTGGCATGCGTAATCCAAGAAACAGTGGCGAAGAAGCTAAAGGAAAAGGACGAGGAGGTTCAGAAAATGGGGAAGCTAAATTGGGTGCTTCAAGAAAGGGTCAAAAGCTTAAGTGcggaaaatcaattctggagGGACCTGGCACAAACCAACGAAACCACCGCCAACTACCTCCGCAACAACCTCGAACAGGTCATGGCCCACGTGCGGGATGGCCGCCATGCCGCTGCCGCGGTGGCTGAAGATGCTGATTCCTGCTGCGGGAGCAATGTTGTGGCGGAGGACGGCGAGGACACGGCGGCAACGCCGACGGTGAAGAGGATGTGTCGGAGCTGCGGGGTGAAGGAGTCGGTGGTGCTGTTGCTGCCATGCAGGCACTTGTGTTTGTGCACGGCGTGTGGGTCCACTGTCCGAAATTGCCCTGTTTGTGATTCCGGCATGGATGCTAGCGTGCATGTTAATCTCTCTTAG